The window TGCTAGCCACGCAATCCATTTTGGACGCCGCCAAAGTGCGATATGGGAACCCCGATATTGCAGTGGATTTTCGGCGTAAGTCGTTTGGATGGAGTCTTTTACAGGGAATTCGAAAAGTTGTATCACCTGTTATAATCTGGGGGTACGAAAGGGGGGGGCAGGTGTTCCAGAATTGCTGGCCACTGCACCGCGCGGCTCGGCGGGAGCCATTCCGTCGCTCGCCGCAACAGCGTGCCGTTTTTTTGCCGCTCGTTGGCGGCTACTCCAATGCCTTCGCTCCGAACGCCGTTTCCACGAGAACGAATTTCCCACCACATGGGAGACGCTCAAACTGGTCTCGTGTTTGCGGCGGCTTTTCCTTGCTCTTGCCTGCCGGGCAAATTAACATAATCGGTACGGAGCGCGAGAGTTGCGCTCGGGGTGCGCTTTATTGGCGGGTATCTACGGAGTTTGGCAATGACACGGAGCATTCGATGGCTGGCAGCGGCGGCGGTGGGCTGCTTGCTGTTCACCTCGGTCGGTTGGTCGCAAGATCAGCTGCTGGACGAACTTTACGGGCGGGGTGTGCATAACTATTTTGCACGCAACTATTCGCAAGCCCATACTTTTTTGACTGAGGCGGTCCAAGGCGGCAGCCAAGACCCGCGGGTCTATTACTTCCGCGCGCTCGCCTATAGCAAGCTCGGCCGGCCCGATGAAGCCAAGGCCGATTTTGAGAAGGGGGCCGCTTTCGAAGTGCAAGCTGGCGACATCTATCCCATCGGCCGTTCGCTGGAACGGGTGCAGGGAAATGACCGGATGACCCTCGAAGGTTATCGCCGCAGCGCCCGCATTTCTGCTCGCAGCAATACGAACAAACGAGACAATGTCCGCTTCGAAGAAATGAAGCGGAACGAACAAGAAGTGCTGCGGAATCCCGGCGCGGCTGGCAATTTGCCGGCCCCAGCCCCGGGAGCACCGGCTGCTCCTGCAGCTCCGGCCCCGAGCGACCCGTTTGGCGCTCCGCCCATGGCTGATCCATTTGGTGGTGCGGCTCCGGCTGCTCCTGCTGCACCCGCGGCCCCTGGCGCTCCGGCCGATCCGTTCGGTGCTGGCGCCGCCCCGGCAGCTCCTGCTCCAATGCCTGCCGCCCCCGCAGCGGACCCATTTGGTGCTGCTCCAGCGCCGGGTGCTCCGGCCCCAATGCCTGCTCCGGCAGCCGATCCATTCGGCGCTGCCCCAGCGCCGGGTGCTCCGGCTCCGATGCCCGCTCCTGCTGCCGATCCATTTGGCGCTGCTCCAGCGCCAGGTGCTCCGGCTCCGATGCCTGCTCCGGCAGCCGATCCATTTGGTGCTGCCCCAGCGCCGGGTGCTCCGGCTCCAATGCCTGCTCCTGCTGCGGATCCATTCGGCGCTGCTCCAGCTCCCGCCGCACCGATGCCGGCAGCTCCGGCTGCTCCAGCAGCAGATCCCTTTGGTGCTGCTCCGGCAACCGCCCCTGCCGTACCCGCTGATCCGTTCGGCGCTGGCGCTGCTCCCGTTGCCACCCCAGTAGCCGCTGGCGGTAAGTCCACCATGGGTTCGCTGTTTCGCGCTTTTACCAAAGCCATTCCCGGTGAAGCGAGCGCTCCCGGTGCTGCTCCCATCGTCGATCCAGCCGTTCGCCCAGCCGACAACCAAGTCGATCCTTTCAAGGATGACTCGCCGGCCGCGCCTGCTGCAGGTCGCCCAGCTGCGGCCATGCCAGCCGCCGATCCTTTTGGCGCTGCTCCGCCTCCCGCAGCCCCGACTGCACCGGCTCCGGCCGCCCCAGCACCCGCAGCAGCCGATCCTTTTGGCGCAGCCCCGCCGCCTGCTGCTCCCGCAGCTCCAGCCCCGGCAGCTGATCCGTTCGGCGCTGCTCCGCCAGCGCCAGCCGCTCCTGCACCAGCTCCTGCCGCCGATCCGTTCGGTTAATCGTCTGGCTCCGCTCGACTCCGCCATTTTCAGCGCCGTCATCGTTCCGATGACGGCGCTGTTGTTTCCGCCCGCCCGATTCGCTCTCACTCGCCTTCAACGATTCGCCGCTTCGCCTCGCTTCGGAGCTTTCGTATGAGTCGCTTGTCCTCTCTTGGTTGCTTGCTGGTTGCTCTGGTCGCCTCTTCGGTGAACGCGGCCCCGGCGATCAACGGTCTTTCGCTCCGCGGTCTCACGATCGGCAAGTCGGTGTCGATCACGATCGATGGCAGTGAGCTTGGCGACGATGCACGCATCGTTCTCGACGCGCCGATTGCGTCGCAAACGATCAAACCGGGTAGCAAAGGCAACCAGGTTACGATCGAGATTACCGTCGATAACGCGACTGCACCGGGGCTTTGTCTGTTGCGAGTTGCCACGAAGAACGGCATCTCAAACCCGCTCACGATCGGCCTCGATCGCCTGCCGCAAGCGATGTTCTCTGAAATGATCACAGCCACGCCGATCGCGCTGAGTGGCGCTATTCCGAACGGCGGCATCTTGCGCACGAAGTTTGAGGGAAAGAAAGGCGAGGTCATCGCGCTCGATTTGGAAGCGCAACGCCTTGGCGCTATGCTCAAGCCCGTGGTGCGATTGCTCGATCCGCGGGGCACGCAGCTCGCCTATAGCCCACCGTTGCGAGCGCTCGGTGGCGATCCGCGCTTGACCACCGCCTTGCCCGCGGATGGCACCTACACGATCGAGCTGCATGATCAACTCTATCGCGGCGCAAACCCGAGTCACTTTCGTCTGAAGGTGGGCGCCTTGCAGTTTGCTGATCAGGTCTTGCCTCTCGCCATGGCCAAGGGGAGTAAGGCGAATGTGAGCCTGCCGAACAGCAACCTCGCGGGTGAAGTGCATTTCGATGCCTCGGCTGCTCTGTTTCCACAATTAACCACGGTCGCCGTGCCGCCAACCGCGGAGCGGCTGACGGGCGCTGCGCCGCGGATCTTCGTAAGCGACATCGCCGAAAGCGTCGAACCAGCTCGCGAGGGTAATCAACTGCCGAAACTACCCGCCGTTCCAGTCGGCGTGAGCGGCGCGTTATCTGCCCCCGGCGAAGAAGATCGCTACGAACTGCCGGTCACGCCGGGCAAAAAACTGCGGTTCGAAGTTTTCGCCCAACGTTTCGGCTCGCCGCTCGATGGCGTGCTGACAGTTTATGGTCCGCAAGGCAATGCGCTGGCCAGCAGCGACGATCGAGCGGGAACAGCTGATCCCATGCTGGAATTCATGGTGCCAGCCGGCATGATGAGCGTGCAGGTAGGCGTGAAAGACATGCAAGAGCGTGGCGGCCCGGCATTTTTATATCGCATTGAAGCGCGCGACACTGCGGCACCGGACTTTGCTTTGAGTGTCGCCATCGATCGCTTGAACATTCCCGCCGGCGGTACGCAGGTGCTGCAAGTGCAGGTGAACCGCCTGGGTTACAACGGCCCCATCGATTTGCAGTTGCACGGTCTGC is drawn from Anatilimnocola floriformis and contains these coding sequences:
- a CDS encoding tetratricopeptide repeat protein, encoding MTRSIRWLAAAAVGCLLFTSVGWSQDQLLDELYGRGVHNYFARNYSQAHTFLTEAVQGGSQDPRVYYFRALAYSKLGRPDEAKADFEKGAAFEVQAGDIYPIGRSLERVQGNDRMTLEGYRRSARISARSNTNKRDNVRFEEMKRNEQEVLRNPGAAGNLPAPAPGAPAAPAAPAPSDPFGAPPMADPFGGAAPAAPAAPAAPGAPADPFGAGAAPAAPAPMPAAPAADPFGAAPAPGAPAPMPAPAADPFGAAPAPGAPAPMPAPAADPFGAAPAPGAPAPMPAPAADPFGAAPAPGAPAPMPAPAADPFGAAPAPAAPMPAAPAAPAADPFGAAPATAPAVPADPFGAGAAPVATPVAAGGKSTMGSLFRAFTKAIPGEASAPGAAPIVDPAVRPADNQVDPFKDDSPAAPAAGRPAAAMPAADPFGAAPPPAAPTAPAPAAPAPAAADPFGAAPPPAAPAAPAPAADPFGAAPPAPAAPAPAPAADPFG